The following is a genomic window from Armatimonadota bacterium.
ACCGTGGAGCACCTGCTTTCGGCACTGCACGGGATGGGGGTTCACGACGTCCACATCAAGGTCAACGGGCCCGAGATCCCGGCGATGGACGGCAGCGCCCTCGGGTTCGTGAAGTTGATTGATGAAGCGGGGCTGCGCCGTAACGGCCGGCTGCGTCGCTACCACCTGCGCTCGGCGGTGTGGGTGCAGGAGAACGGCAGACTGCTCATCGCACTGCCGTCAAACGAATTCCGCATCAGTTGCGTCGTGGACTATTCCCATCCGCACCTCGGCCGCCAATTCGCCTCGTTTCGCGTTGACCCCGAGACGTTTCGCAATGAAATCGCGCCTGCCCGCACGTTCTGCTTCGAGGAGGACATCAAGGAGTTGCGCGCCGCGGGTCTGGCCATGGGCGGGTCGGCGAAGAACGCGCTGGTCATCGGCAATCGGGGCTACACGTCGCCGCTCGTCTTCGCGGACGAGGTCGTGCGCCACAAGGTGCTGGACCTCATCGGCGACACGAGCCTGGTCGGCGTGCCGTTCACCGCTCACATCGTGGCCGTCCGCCCCGGACACCGGCTCAACGTCAGGCTCGCCCGCGAACTCGCCGCCGGATTGGGCGTGGACGCGTAGTCGTTGGCCTCAGGAGCGCTGCCGTCCACTCCACCGCTCGCACCACGGTCTGCGGCCCATCGCATGGATGCGAAGCCCTGCTTGCCGACGCACGCCTGAGAGAGCGGCACAATCGGCGGGGTCGAGCGGAGCCGTCGTCGGATGACGCGTGACGGCGCGCGCTTTCCCCAGCCGTCATGCATCGGGCTCGGCATCGGCCAATCTGGGCGCTCCACCTCCGGAAGGCGAAGGGCTGGGTGAAGCGGAATAGGTACTGGCGATCCTTGGCAGGAACCACGAGCAAGGGGCGTTGACATTCGATAGTCCACAGGTGAAGCCGTGACTAGCCATCACCCAACCGCCATAATCAATGAAGGCGCGCAACTCGGCGTTGATGTCAGTGTCGGCGCATACGCGATCATCAGCGGGCAGGCCGTGATCGGCGATCGGTGCCGGATCGGCCCACACGTGTTCATTGACGGCCACACCCAGATCGGGGCAGACACCGAGATCCTGTTCTGCGCCGCACTGGGGTGCCCGCCGCAGGACCGCAAGTACAAGGGCGAGCCGACGTCGCTCATCATCGGCGAGCGCAACATCATACACGAGTACGTGACGATCCACCGCGGCAGCCGCGAGGGCACCGCGACCCGGGTGGGTGACGACAACATGATCATGGCCTACAGCCACCTCGGCCACAACTGCGACGTCGGCTCCGGCGTCACCATGGTCAACAACGCGGTCGTGGCGGGGCACGTCGTGATCGAGGACCGGGCCATGATCAGCGGGCTGGTGGGGATCCACCAGTTTACTCGGATTGGCAAGCTGGCGATGGTGGCCGGGTATTCGAGGGTGGTGCAGGATGTCCCGCCTTTCATGATCGCCGAGGGGAGCCCGGCGCGCGTACGCGGGCTCAATGTGGTGGGCCTGCGGCGGGCGGGCGTTGACGCCGACGCGCGCAACCTGCTCAAATCCGCCTACCGCATTCTCTACCGCTCAGGGCTCAACCTGTCCCAGGCGCTGGATCACATCGCCGAGGAACTGGAGGAGACCCCGGAGCTGCAGTATCTCGTGGACTTCCTCAATCAGTTGAAGTTTGGCTACGTCGGCCGGCAGTTCGACCGGCCGCCGTCGGGGCCGCCGGTTGCGGCAGAACCGGCGGACGAGGAAGAGGCACTGGACGACGAGGCGGGGCCGAGTTGACGCGCCGCCGGGAGCCGGCGTTATGGAAGTGTTCATAGTCGCCGGTGAACCGTCGGGCGACCGCCAGGGCGGCGCGCTCGCGCAGGAGATTCGACGCCTCGAACCGCGCGTGAGGATTGCCGGGGTCGGCGGCCGCGCCATGGCAGCCGCGGGCGCGGCCCTGGTGTTCGACAGTTCGGGCTGGGCCGCCATCGGGGTGGGGGAGGCGCTCAAGAAGATACCGGGCCTGTGGCTCAAGCAGCGGGCCATGGTGCGGCGGCTCCGCGAGCGGCCCCCGGCCGTGCTGATACTGATAGACTTCGGCGCATTCAACCTGCGGCTGGCAACAGCGATTCAAGGAACCGGCATCCCCATCCTGTACTACTTCCCTCCTCGCTCCTGGTCGCGAGATGCCCCAACCGGCGACCTGACTCAACTGGTGGATGCGATTGCGACGCCGTTTCCGTGGTCACAGCG
Proteins encoded in this region:
- the lpxC gene encoding UDP-3-O-[3-hydroxymyristoyl] N-acetylglucosamine deacetylase, translated to MAARTTLARPITTDGVGLHSGKPCLIELSPARSGEGKVFTLADAPSVTAVASHVVRWERCVALGNSAGSVYTVEHLLSALHGMGVHDVHIKVNGPEIPAMDGSALGFVKLIDEAGLRRNGRLRRYHLRSAVWVQENGRLLIALPSNEFRISCVVDYSHPHLGRQFASFRVDPETFRNEIAPARTFCFEEDIKELRAAGLAMGGSAKNALVIGNRGYTSPLVFADEVVRHKVLDLIGDTSLVGVPFTAHIVAVRPGHRLNVRLARELAAGLGVDA
- the lpxA gene encoding acyl-ACP--UDP-N-acetylglucosamine O-acyltransferase, with product MTSHHPTAIINEGAQLGVDVSVGAYAIISGQAVIGDRCRIGPHVFIDGHTQIGADTEILFCAALGCPPQDRKYKGEPTSLIIGERNIIHEYVTIHRGSREGTATRVGDDNMIMAYSHLGHNCDVGSGVTMVNNAVVAGHVVIEDRAMISGLVGIHQFTRIGKLAMVAGYSRVVQDVPPFMIAEGSPARVRGLNVVGLRRAGVDADARNLLKSAYRILYRSGLNLSQALDHIAEELEETPELQYLVDFLNQLKFGYVGRQFDRPPSGPPVAAEPADEEEALDDEAGPS